In Actinomycetota bacterium, one genomic interval encodes:
- a CDS encoding NlpC/P60 family protein — translation MRCKLLVVAVLAATLGVAGQTVLAPPAQARAINVSDAQQHRIRKAVNRYAEIQVAQREPYCYGGTGPNCFDCSGLVVAAYRYAGVNLTGRGVRTSRQLYSFTTRTSLSTSRTGDLLFYDYDHNGVVSHVEIVYRKNGTGPRMAVSATHSGGPPVNFHKIRTTGLVKVGRVVT, via the coding sequence TTGCGCTGCAAGTTGCTCGTGGTCGCTGTCCTCGCGGCCACGCTGGGCGTCGCCGGCCAGACCGTCCTGGCGCCGCCGGCCCAGGCAAGAGCCATCAACGTGTCGGACGCCCAACAGCACCGGATCCGCAAGGCGGTCAACCGCTACGCCGAGATCCAGGTCGCCCAGCGTGAGCCCTACTGCTACGGCGGCACCGGACCCAACTGCTTCGACTGCTCCGGCCTGGTCGTCGCCGCCTACCGCTACGCCGGGGTCAACCTGACCGGCCGCGGCGTCCGGACCTCCCGCCAGCTGTACTCCTTCACCACCCGGACCTCGCTCTCCACCTCACGGACCGGGGACCTGCTGTTCTACGACTACGACCACAACGGGGTCGTCTCCCACGTGGAGATCGTGTACCGCAAGAACGGCACCGGGCCGAGGATGGCGGTCTCAGCGACCCACTCGGGCGGCCCCCCGGTGAACTTCCACAAGATCCGCACCACGGGGCTGGTCAAGGTGGGCAGAGTGGTGACCTAG